The following proteins are co-located in the Pseudomonas sp. ATCC 13867 genome:
- a CDS encoding bifunctional diguanylate cyclase/phosphodiesterase yields MPRLLAVLLWCLAFWAGQALALDLSPEEQRWLQAHPSLRLGVDTSWPPFEFRDSDGHYQGLSASYVNLISQRLNVQLEPVEPATWGEVLQQARDGRINILPGIMATPERLEYLTFTRPYLDFPIIILGRKDGPAPRTLKDLYGLKVGVVVHYAPYELLVANHPDLNLQPLPSIAAGLQALATGQVDAFVGDLASSVWTLRQLKLEGVQISGETPYRYQLAMAVPKDQAILADIIDKVVAELKPEDVEALQEPWVGGLLDKRPVWREMLGIAVPIFLLIAFTVLVLVTMNRRLRGEMQRREKLEQALRDSEQHYRGLVESLAAIAWEMRLTENRFTYVSPHAQRLLGYPIKDWLEPGFWQRTLYPDDADHAVAYCMSESQAGRNHSFDYRMLAADGRVVWIRDIVTLIQHGDDLILRGLMIDITEAKQTEQALRLSEQKFASVFHHCPDIIVLAQRADGRLLAVNSTFEQQIGVPASEALGKTSTELGIWGEPGMGPAILARLQGQNLDNIEIPLNRRDGSRFTGLLSAQHIVLDDTPALVVVVRNITQVKQTQQQLRVSEEKFAKAFHASPDGMLITRISDGRLVEVNDGFTRITGYARDDVDQRSTLSLGLWANPSDRERLLRAVDQVSGVQDFTVQIRTRDGGLRLCELSAHRITIGSDDCLLTIARDITERQQMQEKLQLAATVFESTAEGVMITDASQRIIAVNRAFSEITGYSEQETLGHSPRLLASGQHDSSFFIALWHQLNAEGHWQGEIWNRRKNHELYPEWLTISAVRNTDGELSHYVGVFADISTLKYAQAKLDYQAHHDPLTGLPNRLLFENRLTTALKEAQEDHHQGAVLFLDLDRFKHINDSLGHPVGDLLLQSIAQRLRDQLRDIDTVARQGGDEFIILLPGLHRAVDAEHVAKKLLHCFETAFIAGEQEFFVSASIGICLYPVDGNDVATLVKNADAAMYRAKAQGRNRVEFYTRELTFQATERMALEHELRRALESDQLQLYYQPKLALGSGQLVGAEALIRWKHPQFGAISPDRFIPLAEENGLILPLGDWVLREACRQMSRWQDSHAAFGPLSVNLAGAQLRQPHLVERIRDLLARYHLQASRLQLEITESFLMHQTEEALSILHSLKNLGVQLAIDDFGTGYSSLSYLKQLPLDTLKIDQSFVHGLPDDPHDAAIARAIIALGRSMNLTVIAEGVEHQAQEHFLEAEGCDQIQGYALSPPLPADAFANRFLTPLNPVGATENASV; encoded by the coding sequence ATGCCGCGCCTGCTGGCAGTTCTGCTGTGGTGTCTCGCATTCTGGGCAGGACAGGCGCTCGCCCTGGATTTATCGCCTGAAGAACAGCGCTGGCTGCAAGCGCATCCGAGCCTGCGCCTGGGCGTCGATACCTCCTGGCCGCCCTTCGAATTTCGCGACAGCGACGGCCACTACCAGGGCCTGTCCGCCAGCTACGTCAACCTCATCAGCCAACGTCTGAACGTCCAGCTGGAACCGGTGGAGCCCGCCACCTGGGGTGAAGTCCTGCAGCAGGCCCGCGACGGGCGGATCAACATCCTCCCCGGCATCATGGCGACGCCGGAGCGCCTGGAATACCTGACGTTCACCCGCCCCTACCTGGACTTCCCGATCATTATCCTCGGGCGCAAGGACGGGCCGGCGCCGCGCACCCTCAAGGACCTATACGGCCTGAAGGTCGGCGTGGTCGTCCATTACGCGCCCTATGAACTGCTGGTCGCCAACCATCCAGACCTCAACCTGCAGCCGCTCCCCAGCATCGCCGCCGGTCTCCAGGCCTTGGCCACCGGTCAGGTCGACGCCTTCGTCGGCGACCTCGCCTCCAGCGTCTGGACCCTGCGCCAGCTCAAGCTCGAAGGCGTGCAGATCAGCGGTGAGACGCCCTATCGCTACCAACTGGCAATGGCCGTTCCGAAGGACCAGGCCATCCTCGCCGACATCATCGACAAGGTAGTCGCCGAGCTCAAACCCGAAGACGTGGAAGCCCTGCAGGAGCCCTGGGTCGGCGGCCTGCTCGACAAGCGGCCGGTCTGGCGCGAAATGCTCGGCATCGCCGTCCCCATCTTCCTGCTGATCGCCTTCACCGTCCTGGTACTGGTCACCATGAACCGCCGCCTGCGCGGGGAAATGCAGCGGCGGGAAAAGCTCGAACAGGCCCTGCGCGACAGCGAACAGCACTATCGCGGCCTGGTCGAGAGCCTGGCAGCCATCGCCTGGGAAATGCGCCTGACGGAAAACCGCTTCACCTACGTCTCCCCCCACGCCCAGCGGCTACTCGGCTACCCGATCAAGGACTGGCTGGAACCCGGCTTCTGGCAGCGCACCCTCTACCCGGACGACGCCGACCACGCCGTCGCCTACTGCATGAGCGAGAGCCAGGCGGGGCGCAACCACAGCTTCGATTACCGCATGCTCGCCGCCGATGGCCGGGTGGTCTGGATTCGCGACATCGTCACCCTGATCCAGCATGGCGACGACCTGATCCTGCGCGGCCTGATGATCGACATCACCGAGGCCAAGCAGACCGAACAGGCGCTGCGCCTGTCCGAGCAGAAGTTTGCCTCGGTGTTCCACCACTGCCCGGACATCATCGTTCTCGCCCAGCGCGCCGACGGCCGACTGCTGGCGGTGAACAGCACCTTCGAGCAGCAGATCGGCGTACCGGCCAGCGAGGCGCTCGGCAAGACCTCCACCGAACTGGGCATCTGGGGCGAACCCGGCATGGGCCCGGCGATACTCGCCCGCCTGCAGGGGCAGAACCTCGACAACATCGAAATCCCTCTCAATCGTCGGGACGGCAGCCGTTTCACCGGCCTGCTCTCGGCCCAGCACATTGTCCTCGACGACACCCCCGCGCTGGTCGTGGTCGTGCGCAACATCACCCAGGTCAAGCAAACCCAGCAGCAGTTGCGCGTCTCCGAGGAAAAATTCGCCAAAGCCTTCCACGCCTCGCCCGACGGCATGCTCATCACCCGCATCAGCGACGGACGCCTGGTGGAGGTCAATGACGGCTTCACCCGCATCACCGGCTACGCCCGGGACGACGTCGACCAGCGCTCCACCCTCAGCCTCGGGCTCTGGGCCAATCCCAGCGACCGCGAGCGGCTGCTCAGGGCCGTCGACCAGGTATCCGGCGTGCAGGACTTCACCGTGCAGATCCGCACCCGTGACGGCGGCCTGCGCCTGTGCGAGCTCTCCGCCCACCGCATCACCATCGGCAGCGACGACTGCCTGCTGACCATCGCCCGCGACATCACCGAACGCCAGCAGATGCAGGAAAAGTTGCAACTGGCCGCCACCGTGTTCGAAAGCACCGCCGAAGGCGTGATGATCACCGACGCCAGCCAACGCATCATCGCCGTCAACCGCGCCTTCAGCGAAATCACCGGCTACAGCGAACAGGAAACGCTTGGCCACTCGCCGCGCCTGCTTGCCTCCGGCCAGCACGACAGCAGCTTCTTCATCGCCCTCTGGCACCAGCTCAACGCCGAAGGCCACTGGCAGGGCGAAATCTGGAACCGTCGCAAGAACCATGAACTGTACCCGGAGTGGCTGACCATCAGCGCCGTGCGCAACACCGACGGCGAACTGTCGCACTACGTCGGCGTGTTCGCCGACATCTCCACCCTCAAGTACGCCCAGGCGAAGCTCGACTACCAGGCCCACCACGACCCGCTCACCGGCCTGCCCAACCGTCTGCTCTTCGAAAACCGCCTGACCACGGCACTCAAGGAAGCCCAGGAAGACCATCACCAGGGCGCCGTACTCTTCCTCGACCTCGACCGCTTCAAGCACATCAACGACAGCCTCGGCCATCCGGTCGGCGACCTGCTGCTTCAATCCATCGCCCAACGCCTGCGCGACCAACTACGCGACATCGACACCGTGGCCCGTCAGGGCGGCGATGAATTCATCATCCTGCTGCCCGGCCTGCATCGGGCGGTAGACGCCGAGCATGTCGCGAAAAAGCTGCTGCATTGCTTCGAAACGGCGTTCATCGCCGGCGAACAGGAATTTTTCGTCAGCGCCAGCATCGGCATCTGCCTCTACCCCGTCGACGGCAACGATGTCGCCACCCTGGTAAAGAACGCCGACGCCGCCATGTACCGCGCCAAAGCCCAGGGCCGCAACCGCGTCGAGTTCTACACCCGCGAACTCACCTTCCAGGCCACCGAACGCATGGCCCTGGAACACGAACTGCGCCGTGCCCTGGAAAGCGACCAGCTACAGCTGTACTACCAACCCAAGCTGGCCCTGGGCAGCGGCCAACTGGTCGGAGCCGAAGCCCTGATCCGCTGGAAACATCCACAATTCGGTGCGATTTCTCCGGACCGCTTCATCCCCCTGGCCGAGGAAAATGGCCTGATCCTGCCACTGGGCGACTGGGTGCTGCGCGAAGCCTGCCGCCAGATGAGCCGCTGGCAGGACAGCCACGCCGCCTTCGGCCCGCTCTCGGTCAACCTCGCCGGCGCACAACTGCGCCAGCCCCACCTCGTCGAACGCATCCGCGACCTGCTCGCCCGATACCACCTGCAGGCGTCGCGCCTGCAACTGGAGATCACCGAAAGCTTCCTCATGCACCAGACCGAGGAAGCCCTATCCATCCTGCACAGCCTGAAGAACCTCGGCGTGCAGTTGGCCATCGACGACTTCGGCACCGGCTACTCATCCCTCAGCTACCTCAAACAACTGCCGCTGGACACCCTGAAGATCGACCAATCCTTCGTCCACGGTCTGCCCGACGACCCACACGACGCCGCCATCGCCCGCGCCATCATCGCCCTGGGCCGCAGCATGAATCTCACCGTGATCGCCGAAGGCGTGGAACACCAGGCCCAGGAACACTTCCTCGAAGCCGAAGGCTGCGACCAGATCCAGGGCTACGCCCTCAGCCCACCGCTGCCAGCCGACGCATTTGCCAACCGATTCCTCACTCCGCTCAACCCGGTTGGCGCTACGGAAAACGCATCGGTATAA
- the rpoD gene encoding RNA polymerase sigma factor RpoD, with the protein MSGKAQQQSRLKELISRGREQGYLTYAEVNDHLPEDISDPEQVEDIIRMINDMGINVFETAPDADALLLAETDTDEAAAEEAAAALAAVESDVGRTTDPVRMYMREMGTVELLTREGEIEIAKRIEEGIREVMSAIAQFPGTVDGILEEYSRVTAEGGRLSDILSGYIDPDDGSLPAEEVEPVGLKDDSTEAKAKDEEEDEESDGESSDSDDEGDGGPDPEEAARRFGAVSEQLDKAKKALKKHGRSSKQASEELLALAELFMPIKLVPKQFDALVAKVRDALDSVRRQERAIMQLCVRDARMPRADFLRQFPGHETDTAWVDSVLKGKPKYAEAIERLKDDIQRNQQKLADLETSSQLTVSEIKDVNRAMSIGEAKARRAKKEMVEANLRLVISIAKKYTNRGLQFLDLIQEGNIGLMKAVDKFEYRRGYKFSTYATWWIRQAITRSIADQARTIRIPVHMIETINKLNRISRQMLQEMGREPTPEELGERMDMPEDKIRKVLKIAKEPISMETPIGDDEDSHLGDFIEDSTMQSPIEVATSESLKEATREVLAGLTAREAKVLRMRFGIDMNTDHTLEEVGKQFDVTRERIRQIEAKALRKLRHPSRSEHLRSFLDE; encoded by the coding sequence ATGTCCGGAAAAGCGCAACAGCAATCTCGTCTCAAAGAGTTGATCAGCCGTGGTCGTGAGCAGGGCTACCTGACTTACGCAGAGGTCAACGACCACCTGCCGGAGGATATCTCTGATCCGGAACAGGTAGAAGACATCATCCGCATGATCAACGACATGGGGATCAACGTATTCGAGACAGCCCCGGATGCGGATGCCCTGTTGCTGGCGGAAACCGATACCGATGAAGCCGCCGCCGAAGAAGCCGCCGCCGCCCTGGCCGCGGTAGAGAGCGACGTCGGCCGCACCACCGACCCGGTGCGCATGTACATGCGCGAAATGGGTACCGTGGAACTGCTGACCCGCGAAGGCGAGATCGAAATCGCCAAGCGCATCGAGGAAGGCATCCGCGAAGTGATGAGCGCCATCGCCCAGTTCCCGGGCACGGTGGACGGCATCCTCGAGGAATACAGCCGCGTGACCGCCGAAGGCGGCCGCCTGTCCGACATCCTGAGCGGCTACATCGATCCCGATGACGGCAGCCTGCCGGCCGAGGAAGTCGAGCCCGTCGGCCTGAAGGACGACAGCACCGAGGCCAAGGCCAAGGACGAGGAAGAAGACGAGGAAAGCGACGGCGAAAGCTCCGACAGCGATGACGAGGGCGATGGCGGTCCGGACCCGGAAGAGGCCGCCCGTCGTTTCGGCGCCGTCTCCGAGCAGTTGGACAAGGCCAAGAAGGCCCTGAAGAAGCATGGTCGCAGCAGCAAACAGGCCAGCGAGGAACTGCTCGCCCTGGCCGAACTGTTCATGCCGATCAAGCTGGTGCCCAAGCAGTTCGACGCCCTGGTCGCCAAGGTCCGCGATGCGCTGGACAGCGTTCGTCGCCAGGAACGCGCCATCATGCAACTGTGCGTGCGTGACGCGCGCATGCCGCGTGCCGACTTCCTGCGCCAGTTCCCCGGCCACGAAACCGACACCGCCTGGGTCGACAGCGTGCTCAAGGGCAAGCCCAAGTACGCCGAGGCCATCGAACGCCTGAAGGACGACATCCAGCGCAACCAGCAGAAGCTGGCCGACCTGGAAACCAGCTCGCAGCTGACCGTCTCCGAGATCAAGGACGTCAACCGCGCCATGTCCATCGGCGAGGCGAAAGCTCGCCGCGCCAAGAAGGAAATGGTCGAGGCGAACCTGCGTCTGGTGATCTCCATCGCCAAGAAGTACACCAACCGTGGCCTGCAGTTCCTCGACCTGATCCAGGAAGGCAACATTGGCCTGATGAAGGCGGTGGACAAGTTCGAATACCGTCGCGGATACAAGTTCTCGACCTACGCCACCTGGTGGATCCGCCAGGCGATCACCCGCTCGATCGCCGACCAGGCGCGTACCATCCGTATTCCGGTGCACATGATCGAGACGATCAACAAGCTCAACCGCATCTCCCGCCAGATGCTGCAGGAGATGGGCCGCGAACCGACCCCGGAAGAGCTGGGCGAACGTATGGACATGCCGGAAGACAAGATCCGCAAGGTCCTGAAGATCGCCAAGGAACCGATCTCGATGGAGACGCCGATCGGGGACGACGAAGATTCGCATCTGGGCGACTTCATCGAGGACTCCACCATGCAGTCGCCGATCGAAGTGGCGACCAGCGAGAGCCTCAAGGAAGCCACCCGCGAAGTCCTCGCCGGTCTCACCGCTCGCGAAGCCAAGGTCCTGCGCATGCGCTTCGGCATCGACATGAATACCGACCACACCCTCGAGGAAGTCGGCAAGCAGTTCGATGTAACCCGTGAGCGTATCCGCCAGATCGAAGCCAAGGCGCTGCGCAAGCTGCGCCACCCGTCGCGAAGCGAGCACCTGCGCTCCTTCCTCGACGAGTGA